In Natator depressus isolate rNatDep1 chromosome 9, rNatDep2.hap1, whole genome shotgun sequence, a single genomic region encodes these proteins:
- the LOC141993639 gene encoding uncharacterized protein LOC141993639, whose product MQSSSAEVTMMESQNRKRAPAWTEREVRDLIAVWGEESVLSELRSSFRNAKTFVKISQGMKDRGHNRDPKQCRVKLKELRQAYQKTREANGRSGSEPQTCRFYDELHAILGGSATTTPAVLFDSFNGDGGNTEAGFGDEEDDDDDEVVDSSQQASGETGFPDSQELFLTLDLEPVPPEPTQGCLLDPAGGEGTSAACVSMITGSSPSQRLVKIRKKKKRTQDEMFSELMLSSHTDRAQTNAWRQIMSDCRKAQNDQEERWRAEESKWRAEESKWRAEERAEARMWRQRDERKQDSMLRLLEDQTSMLQCMVELQQRQLEHRLPLQPLCNQPPSSPSSIASTPRRPRTRWGGHRPTSHSTTEDCPKKRRLSFNKF is encoded by the exons atgcagagctcatcagcagaggtgaccatgatggagtctcagaatcgcaaaagagctccagcatggaccgaacgggaggtacgggatctgatcgctgtatggggagaggaatccgtgctatcagaactccgttccagttttcgaaatgccaaaacctttgtcaaaatctcccagggcatgaaggacagaggccataacagggacccgaagcagtgccgcgtgaaactgaaggagctgaggcaagcctaccagaaaaccagagaggcgaacggccgctccgggtcagagccccaaacatgccgcttctatgatgagctgcatgccattttagggggttcagccaccactaccccagccgtgttgtttgactccttcaatggagatggaggcaatacagaagcaggttttggggacgaagaagatgatgatgatgacgaggttgtagatagctcacagcaagcaagcggagaaaccggttttcctgacagccaggaactgtttctcaccctggacctggagccagtaccccctgaacccacccaaggctgcctcctggacccagcaggcggagaagggacctccg ctgcatgtgtttcaatgatcacaggatcttctccttcccagaggctagtgaagattagaaagaaaaaaaaacgcactcaagatgaaatgttctccgagctcatgctgtcctcccacactgacagagcacagacgaatgcgtggaggcaaataatgtcagactgcaggaaagcacaaaatgaccaggaggagaggtggcgggctgaagagagtaagtggcgggctgaagagagtaagtggcgggctgaagagagggctgaagctcgaatgtggcggcagcgtgatgagaggaagcaggattcaatgctgaggctgctggaggaccaaaccagtatgctccagtgtatggttgagctgcagcaaaggcagctggagcacagactgccactacagcccctgtgtaaccaaccgccctcctccccaagttccatagcctccacacccagacgcccaagaacgcggtgggggggccaccggccaaccagccactccaccacagaggattgccccaaaaaaagaaggctgtcattcaataaattttaa